The Fusobacterium periodonticum 1_1_41FAA genome includes a window with the following:
- a CDS encoding electron transfer flavoprotein subunit beta/FixA family protein produces MEILVCIKQVADDSVEIFMNEKTGKAALEGIEKVVNAFDTYALEMATRLKEAKGDATISVLSLGGEDVTNSLKNCLAVGADEAFYVKDEAYQEKDAVIVAEALSKAIKNIEEKRAKKFDIIFCGKETTDFATGQVGIMLANELNYGIVTNLVDIDTEATKVIAKKETETGYEKVELASPCIVTVNKPNYEPRYPTIKSKMAARKKEITEISVEVASESAMKEVKLFSPPKRQAGVKIKTGTAEEMVAQAMQKMLEAKVF; encoded by the coding sequence ATGGAAATATTAGTTTGTATAAAACAAGTTGCAGATGACTCTGTTGAAATATTTATGAATGAAAAAACTGGGAAAGCTGCCTTAGAAGGTATTGAAAAAGTAGTAAATGCTTTTGATACTTATGCTTTGGAAATGGCAACTAGATTAAAAGAAGCTAAAGGGGATGCTACTATATCTGTTCTTTCTCTAGGTGGAGAAGATGTAACAAATAGTTTAAAAAACTGTTTGGCTGTTGGTGCAGATGAAGCTTTCTATGTTAAAGATGAAGCTTATCAAGAAAAAGATGCTGTTATAGTGGCTGAAGCTTTAAGTAAAGCTATTAAAAATATCGAAGAAAAAAGAGCTAAAAAATTCGATATTATCTTCTGTGGAAAAGAAACTACTGATTTTGCAACTGGACAAGTTGGAATCATGTTAGCAAATGAATTAAATTATGGAATAGTAACTAATTTAGTTGACATAGACACAGAGGCTACAAAGGTTATTGCTAAAAAAGAAACTGAAACAGGCTATGAAAAGGTTGAACTAGCTTCTCCTTGTATAGTGACTGTAAATAAACCTAATTATGAACCTCGTTATCCAACAATAAAAAGTAAAATGGCTGCCAGAAAAAAAGAAATTACTGAAATTTCTGTTGAAGTAGCTAGTGAAAGTGCAATGAAAGAAGTTAAACTATTTTCACCACCAAAAAGACAAGCAGGAGTGAAAATAAAAACTGGAACTGCTGAAGAAATGGTTGCACAAGCTATGCAAAAAATGTTGGAAGCAAAAGTATTTTAG
- a CDS encoding electron transfer flavoprotein subunit alpha/FixB family protein: MERNIMVYIETVDNSPVVVSLEAIALAKKVSKENNKKVIAVLVGENLDEVAKKCFECGADEVLYLEENKKELEAIGNALIVAKEKYNPSIIFLGSTLNGKDLANIIASDLKVPASVDVVAVKYENDKYFMTLPMYGGNILKEVTFEGDKTLVVAVRSGACKKEIIEGASGEVIKEKVCEKNLFTKIAEIVQEISESVNLEEAEIIVSGGRGMGSKENFELVKQLADVCGGVVGATRPATEDEWIPRSHQVGQSGKIVAPKLYIACGISGATQHISGIMGSDYIVAINKDEDAPIFDVADIGIVGNVMDIIPLMIEEIKKVKA, translated from the coding sequence ATGGAAAGAAATATAATGGTGTATATAGAAACAGTTGATAACTCTCCTGTTGTTGTATCTTTAGAAGCTATAGCTCTAGCTAAAAAAGTTTCAAAAGAAAATAATAAAAAAGTTATTGCTGTTTTAGTTGGAGAAAATTTAGATGAAGTAGCTAAAAAATGCTTTGAGTGTGGAGCTGATGAAGTTCTTTACTTAGAAGAAAACAAAAAAGAATTAGAAGCTATTGGAAATGCTTTAATAGTTGCAAAAGAAAAATATAATCCTTCTATTATTTTCTTAGGTTCAACTTTAAATGGAAAAGATTTAGCTAACATCATAGCAAGTGATTTAAAAGTCCCTGCATCTGTTGATGTAGTAGCTGTAAAATATGAAAATGATAAATATTTTATGACACTTCCAATGTATGGTGGAAATATCCTAAAAGAAGTGACTTTTGAAGGTGATAAAACATTAGTTGTTGCAGTTCGTTCAGGAGCTTGTAAAAAAGAAATAATTGAAGGAGCTTCAGGAGAAGTTATAAAAGAAAAAGTGTGTGAAAAGAATCTATTTACAAAAATAGCAGAAATAGTTCAAGAAATATCTGAATCAGTTAACTTAGAAGAAGCTGAGATTATAGTTTCTGGTGGTAGAGGTATGGGAAGTAAAGAAAACTTTGAGCTTGTAAAACAATTAGCTGATGTATGTGGTGGAGTTGTTGGAGCAACAAGACCTGCAACAGAGGATGAATGGATCCCACGTTCTCACCAAGTTGGACAATCTGGTAAAATTGTTGCACCAAAATTATATATAGCTTGTGGTATATCAGGGGCAACTCAACATATTTCTGGAATAATGGGTTCAGATTATATTGTAGCAATAAATAAAGATGAAGATGCACCTATTTTTGATGTTGCTGATATTGGAATTGTAGGAAATGTTATGGATATAATTCCACTTATGATAGAAGAAATCAAAAAAGTAAAAGCTTAA
- a CDS encoding CidA/LrgA family protein, giving the protein MGQWIIILALALIGQFVSDLISFPIPKTIIASIILFLLLEFKVLKVEYFKGVLAGCKKYLAFLFLPVGVGIMTQLNSAPAMVYVKVLLIMIISTILIMLVTGLIADFIIKVQEKILGNKDEKEAKNE; this is encoded by the coding sequence ATGGGACAATGGATTATTATTTTAGCACTTGCTCTTATTGGGCAATTTGTTAGTGACCTTATTTCTTTTCCAATTCCGAAAACAATTATTGCATCTATAATATTATTCTTGCTTTTGGAATTTAAAGTTTTAAAGGTTGAATATTTTAAAGGAGTTTTAGCTGGTTGTAAAAAATATTTAGCTTTCCTTTTCCTTCCTGTTGGTGTTGGAATTATGACACAATTAAATTCTGCACCAGCTATGGTTTATGTAAAAGTATTACTTATTATGATAATTAGTACAATTTTAATAATGTTAGTTACAGGATTAATAGCTGACTTTATTATAAAGGTACAAGAAAAAATATTAGGTAATAAGGACGAAAAGGAGGCTAAAAATGAGTGA